From a region of the Eublepharis macularius isolate TG4126 chromosome 7, MPM_Emac_v1.0, whole genome shotgun sequence genome:
- the RPP40 gene encoding ribonuclease P protein subunit p40 — translation MFVPLRWLRETPRHLLVCERSHVRHERSRHASHVRDHAFNCRVSFLIPDCGIVPEAFKSAVAGLGEYYLVKNLSLHELVTEEFINTFVKKGSCYALTYNTRIDQDNTAALLPTGKLILSVDKDTYEELGLQGHPSRYSGKKPMRYIITLDLSESTFGPDSKKHKRIIWALKEKKPLEFDFLLAWHHTGSEESILMSYFSKNQIQALQPKVTFSTLRNVQCPVLDNNKLKGEPEAACSAQEFFEWLGAILSCVGLENTPSSFLSTYSCPQPSTFVEQVLLCTITGFILPEKIICLLEQICCYFEEPKLAHWISLVVHGFADSPVSWRECEHGFLKGGENLYNLVIFRSLDYWLQMAVGAHDDCP, via the exons ATGTTCGTCCCCCTGAGATGGCTCCGCGAGACGCCCCGTCACCTGCTGGTGTGCGAGAGGAGCCACGTGCGGCACGAGCGCTCCCGCCACGCGTCTCACGTGCGGGACCACGCCTTCAACTGCCGG GTGTCCTTTTTGATCCCTGATTGTGGAATAGTTCCAGAAGCATTTAAAAGTGCAGTTGCAGGTCTTGGAGAGTACTACTTGGTGAAGAACTTGTCTCTTCATGAGTTAGTAACCGAGGAATTTATTAACACATTTGTGAAGAAAG GTTCATGTTATGCTCTTACATATAATACAAGAATTGATCAAGACAATACTGCTGCTTTGCTACCAACAG GCAAACTAATTTTATCAGTGGACAAAGACACTTATGAAGAACTTGGTTTGCAAGGCCATCCATCTCGGTATTCTGGTAAAAAACCAATGAGATACA TTATTACTCTTGACTTGTCTGAATCTACTTTTGGTCCTGATAGTAAGAAACATAAGAGAATAATCTGggctctgaaagaaaaaaaacctctagAGTTTGATTTCCTGCTGGCTTGGCACCACACAG GATCAGAAGAATCAATATTGATGTCTTATTTCTCCAAAAACCAAATACAGGCCTTGCAGCCAAAAGTAACATTCAGCACGTTAAGAAATGTGCAGTGTCCGGTACTGGACAATAATAAACTGAAAGGAGAGCCAGAAGCAGCATGCAGTGCACAGGAATTCTTTGAATGGCTAGGTGCCATTCTCAGTTGTGTTGGCTT AGAAAACACGCCTTCTAGTTTCTTATCAACCTATTCATGCCCTCAGCCAAGCACATTTGTTGAACAAGTTTTGTTGTGCACGATAACTGGCTTTATCCTTCCAGAGAAGATCATTTGTTTATTGGAACAAATATG TTGCTATTTTGAAGAACCAAAGCTGGCTCATTGGATCTCTCTGGTAGTTCATGGCTTTGCTGACAGCCCTGTTTCATGGAGAGAATGCGAACATGGTTTCCTGAAAGGAGGAGAGAATTTATATAACTTGGTCATTTTTCGGAGCCTGGACTACTGGCTCCAAATGGCAGTTGGAGCACATGATGACTGCCCATAA